From Euzebyales bacterium, a single genomic window includes:
- a CDS encoding alpha/beta-hydrolase family protein translates to HATDPVVWFSPSLAWSQPQWLREPPGPGVPSHMVWRPVLTFEQVLMDLPLASSTAPGYGHDYDADVPLAWLEIVRPQGWQQAQTEQMLYVLDP, encoded by the coding sequence ACATGCGACAGACCCAGTCGTCTGGTTCTCGCCATCGCTGGCGTGGTCCCAGCCGCAGTGGCTCCGCGAGCCGCCGGGACCTGGAGTTCCGTCGCACATGGTCTGGCGGCCGGTGCTCACGTTCGAGCAGGTGCTGATGGACCTACCGCTGGCGTCCTCCACAGCCCCCGGGTACGGACACGACTACGACGCTGACGTCCCGCTGGCATGGCTCGAGATCGTTCGCCCACAGGGCTGGCAACAGGCCCAGACCGAACAGATGCTGTACGTGCTCGACCCGTGA
- a CDS encoding pyridoxamine 5'-phosphate oxidase family protein — translation MLPEYECWQLLRDHRPRLGRLAFVDAGWPLVLPVNYLAIGTLLYIRTAPGSKLLAAAKLQQVTFEVDDVDEACEEGWSVLAFGRLQLVTNEAEVEDIGQRPLRPWARGDRKYLLRMDVSVVSGRRLL, via the coding sequence GTGCTGCCAGAGTATGAGTGCTGGCAGCTGTTGCGGGACCACAGGCCACGCCTCGGTCGACTCGCGTTCGTGGACGCAGGCTGGCCACTCGTGCTGCCGGTGAACTACCTGGCGATCGGCACCCTGCTGTACATCCGCACCGCCCCGGGCAGCAAGCTGCTCGCGGCGGCGAAGCTGCAGCAGGTCACGTTCGAGGTCGACGACGTCGACGAGGCGTGCGAGGAGGGGTGGAGCGTCCTGGCCTTCGGACGCCTCCAGCTGGTCACCAACGAGGCAGAGGTGGAAGACATCGGGCAGCGACCGCTCCGACCGTGGGCGCGGGGCGACCGCAAGTACCTGCTGCGGATGGATGTCTCCGTGGTCTCCGGGCGCCGACTGCTGTGA
- a CDS encoding DUF3459 domain-containing protein gives MLTLHRRLLALRRAEPALAIGGYRTRSVTDAVYVYERHRDGRTLAVALNLTGIQQPLALAGGTVALSTHPGDPHPVTSAPTRAGSSRCRDAAWPRPEPGAPSHHARVRDALVVGVASCA, from the coding sequence ATGTTGACGCTGCACCGTCGGCTGCTCGCCCTGCGGCGCGCAGAGCCCGCCCTGGCGATCGGCGGCTACCGGACGCGGTCGGTCACGGACGCGGTCTACGTCTACGAGCGGCACCGCGACGGCCGGACGCTCGCGGTGGCGCTCAACCTGACCGGAATCCAGCAGCCGCTCGCACTGGCAGGCGGGACGGTCGCGCTGTCCACCCACCCTGGTGACCCACACCCCGTCACCTCCGCCCCGACGAGGGCAGGATCGTCGAGGTGCCGTGACGCGGCGTGGCCACGGCCTGAACCGGGGGCGCCGTCCCACCACGCCCGTGTCCGCGACGCGTTGGTGGTCGGCGTTGCATCGTGCGCATAG